The proteins below come from a single Sphingomonas carotinifaciens genomic window:
- the rfbF gene encoding glucose-1-phosphate cytidylyltransferase, with amino-acid sequence MMKAVLLAGGFGTRLAEETTVTPKPMVEIGGKPIMWHIMKIYAHYGITDFVVLGGYKVDYIRSYFLNYQARNCDMVVNLGTGAVEWLSCATEDWRVTILDTGLDSMTGGRLRRARHLLQDGPFCLTYGDGVSDVDIPALVQQHKDSGAWCTLTAVSQPGRYGALRIDGGTQVQGFSEKGKSDGGMINGGFFVCSPEMLDLIDNDDTVLENEPMDRLIAAGRLGAYRHDGFWQSMDTLRDKHLLESLWQGGSPPWKVWHDTAPASVTPLRRTA; translated from the coding sequence ATGATGAAGGCTGTTCTGCTGGCCGGCGGCTTCGGCACCCGCCTCGCCGAGGAAACTACCGTCACCCCCAAGCCGATGGTGGAGATCGGCGGCAAGCCGATCATGTGGCACATCATGAAGATCTATGCCCATTACGGCATCACCGATTTCGTGGTGCTGGGCGGCTACAAGGTCGATTATATCCGCAGCTACTTCCTGAACTATCAGGCGCGCAACTGCGACATGGTGGTCAATCTGGGCACCGGTGCCGTCGAATGGCTGAGCTGCGCGACCGAGGACTGGCGTGTCACCATCCTCGATACCGGGCTGGATTCGATGACCGGCGGCCGTCTGCGCCGCGCCCGTCATCTGCTTCAGGACGGGCCCTTCTGCCTGACCTATGGCGACGGCGTCAGCGACGTCGATATCCCCGCGCTGGTCCAGCAGCACAAGGACAGCGGCGCCTGGTGCACGCTGACCGCCGTGTCGCAACCGGGTCGCTACGGCGCGCTGCGCATCGATGGCGGCACGCAGGTGCAGGGCTTCAGCGAGAAGGGCAAGTCGGACGGGGGCATGATCAATGGCGGCTTCTTCGTGTGTTCGCCCGAGATGCTCGACCTGATCGACAATGACGACACGGTGCTGGAAAATGAGCCGATGGACCGGCTGATCGCCGCCGGCCGGCTCGGTGCCTATCGTCATGACGGCTTCTGGCAGAGCATGGACACGCTGCGCGACAAGCATCTGCTCGAAAGCCTGTGGCAGGGGGGCAGCCCGCCCTGGAAGGTCTGGCACGACACCGCACCCGCCAGCGTCACGCCACTGAGGCGCACGGCATGA
- a CDS encoding NAD(P)H-dependent oxidoreductase → MILVDTALAAREAAGNPIRVGIVGAGFQGAAIVRQIVRSTKGMRVVAVANRNLATAVAAVEVLGIAPLVCDDRPAIERAIATGRIAVTDDAVGLAQADGIDVVVEVTGSVDYAATVVLAAIEAGKHVVQMNAELDGTVGPVLKARADAAGVIYTFSDGDQPGVQMNLVRFVRGLGVTPVLCGNIKGLQDPYRNPTTQAGFAEKWGQKPAMVASFADGTKISYEQAVVANGTGFRVAQRGMVGPDPTGRDPTVPLQPLEDIIAPLADALDTHGPGLVDYVVGARPGPGVFVLGTHDDPRQQHFLNLYKLGAGPYYLFYTPYHLCHFEVPTSIARAALFGDAVLAPSGGPQVGVVAAAKKDLHPGDRIAEFGGYECYGVAENYPVIEHDRLLPLGLALDCTVTRFVARDSILTYADVAIPEGRLVDRLYAEQAALFSTRSLAA, encoded by the coding sequence ATGATCCTCGTCGATACCGCGCTTGCCGCGCGCGAAGCGGCCGGCAACCCGATCCGCGTCGGCATCGTCGGCGCCGGCTTCCAGGGTGCCGCCATCGTCCGCCAGATCGTGCGATCCACCAAGGGGATGCGCGTCGTCGCGGTCGCCAACCGCAACCTTGCCACCGCGGTCGCCGCGGTCGAGGTACTCGGCATCGCACCTCTGGTCTGCGACGACCGTCCTGCGATCGAACGCGCGATCGCCACCGGCCGTATCGCGGTCACCGACGATGCGGTGGGGCTTGCACAGGCGGACGGCATCGATGTCGTGGTCGAGGTGACGGGCTCGGTCGACTATGCCGCCACCGTCGTCCTCGCCGCGATCGAGGCGGGCAAGCACGTCGTGCAGATGAACGCCGAACTGGACGGCACCGTCGGCCCGGTGCTCAAGGCGCGTGCCGATGCGGCCGGCGTCATCTACACCTTCTCCGACGGCGATCAGCCGGGGGTGCAGATGAACCTCGTCCGCTTCGTCCGCGGCCTCGGGGTCACGCCCGTCCTGTGCGGCAATATCAAGGGGTTGCAGGACCCGTATCGCAATCCGACCACCCAGGCCGGCTTTGCCGAGAAATGGGGGCAGAAGCCCGCCATGGTCGCCTCCTTCGCCGATGGCACCAAGATCTCCTATGAACAGGCGGTGGTCGCCAACGGCACCGGCTTTCGCGTCGCGCAGCGCGGCATGGTCGGCCCCGATCCCACGGGTCGCGATCCCACCGTGCCGCTGCAACCGCTGGAGGACATCATCGCGCCGCTGGCCGATGCGCTCGACACGCATGGGCCCGGTCTGGTCGATTATGTCGTCGGCGCCCGCCCCGGCCCCGGCGTCTTCGTGCTGGGCACGCATGACGACCCGCGCCAGCAGCATTTCCTCAACCTCTACAAGCTTGGCGCCGGCCCCTATTACCTGTTCTACACCCCCTATCATCTCTGCCATTTCGAGGTGCCGACCTCGATCGCGCGCGCCGCGCTGTTCGGCGACGCAGTGCTCGCCCCCTCGGGCGGGCCGCAGGTGGGCGTGGTCGCCGCCGCCAAGAAGGACCTCCATCCCGGCGACCGCATTGCCGAGTTCGGCGGCTATGAATGCTACGGCGTGGCGGAGAATTATCCGGTGATCGAACATGACCGCCTGTTGCCGCTCGGCCTTGCGCTCGACTGCACCGTCACCCGCTTCGTCGCCCGGGACAGCATCCTCACCTACGCCGATGTCGCCATCCCCGAAGGCCGCCTCGTCGATCGCCTCTACGCCGAACAGGCCGCCCTGTTCTCCACCAGGAGCCTAGCCGCATGA
- the rfbC gene encoding dTDP-4-dehydrorhamnose 3,5-epimerase, with translation MKFHKTDLQDALLIELEERGDERGFFARSMCQDEFTAAGMIPAYVQQNVSMSAHKGTVRGMHFQRAPHSEAKLIRCVRGAILDVIVDLRPASPSYMRSEAFLLDDRDRRQLYVPPGFAHGFQTLTDDVEVTYLVSALYTPSSEGGLRHDDPELGIAWPLVATVVSPKDAAWPLIDRAALPAL, from the coding sequence ATGAAATTCCACAAGACCGATCTCCAGGACGCCCTGCTGATCGAACTGGAGGAGCGCGGCGACGAACGCGGCTTCTTTGCCCGGTCGATGTGTCAGGACGAGTTCACCGCCGCCGGCATGATCCCGGCCTATGTGCAGCAGAACGTGTCGATGTCCGCGCACAAGGGCACGGTGCGCGGCATGCATTTCCAGCGCGCACCGCATAGCGAGGCCAAGCTGATCCGCTGCGTGCGCGGCGCGATCCTGGACGTGATCGTCGATCTGCGCCCCGCCTCGCCCAGCTATATGCGCTCCGAGGCCTTTCTGCTCGACGATCGCGACCGTCGCCAGCTCTACGTGCCGCCGGGCTTCGCGCACGGCTTCCAGACGCTGACCGACGATGTCGAGGTGACCTATCTGGTTTCCGCCCTGTATACGCCGTCATCGGAAGGCGGACTTCGCCACGACGATCCCGAACTCGGCATCGCATGGCCGCTCGTCGCCACCGTCGTCTCGCCCAAAGATGCCGCCTGGCCGCTGATCGACCGCGCCGCGCTGCCGGCGCTCTGA
- a CDS encoding NAD(P)/FAD-dependent oxidoreductase, protein MADIDAVVVGAGVIGLAIARRLATAGLSTILVEGDAVVGNGTSSRNSEVIHAGLYYGATPRKRAMCIAGREHLYAYARMRGVAHRRIGKLIVAFEAAELATLSRIMDDARAAGVDDLVALTGADARALEPELRCAGALLSPSTGIIDSHGLMQALLADAEDAGAVLACRTRVSGLVPGRGGWTVMVDGEPALTATRIVNAAGLGAAALAAATEGLEHVPTLRYARGHYFTYAGRVPFTRLIYPVPVPGGLGTHLTLDLSGNARFGPDVEWIDTIDYRVDPARGDSFRAAAARIWPALDPSRIAPGYAGIRPKLGGPGDPAADFAIDGPTEHGLAGLVNLYGIESPGLTASLAIADDVALRIA, encoded by the coding sequence ATGGCCGATATCGATGCGGTGGTGGTGGGCGCAGGCGTCATCGGCCTCGCCATCGCCCGGCGGCTCGCCACCGCCGGCCTGTCCACGATCCTCGTGGAGGGGGACGCCGTGGTCGGCAACGGCACCAGCTCGCGCAACAGCGAGGTGATCCATGCCGGCCTCTATTACGGCGCGACGCCCCGCAAGCGGGCCATGTGCATCGCCGGGCGCGAACATCTCTACGCCTATGCGCGGATGCGCGGCGTCGCCCATCGCCGCATCGGCAAGCTGATCGTCGCGTTCGAGGCTGCCGAGCTCGCCACCCTGTCGCGCATCATGGACGATGCGCGCGCCGCCGGCGTCGACGATCTGGTGGCACTCACCGGCGCGGACGCGCGCGCGCTCGAACCGGAACTTCGCTGCGCCGGAGCCCTGCTGTCGCCATCGACCGGGATCATCGACAGCCACGGACTGATGCAGGCGCTGCTCGCCGATGCCGAGGATGCCGGCGCTGTCCTCGCCTGCCGCACGCGCGTGTCGGGGCTGGTGCCGGGGCGCGGCGGCTGGACCGTCATGGTGGACGGCGAGCCCGCGCTGACCGCCACCCGCATCGTCAACGCCGCCGGCCTGGGCGCCGCCGCACTCGCCGCGGCGACCGAGGGGTTGGAACACGTCCCAACGCTCCGCTACGCGCGCGGTCATTATTTCACCTATGCCGGCCGGGTGCCCTTCACGCGCCTCATCTATCCGGTGCCCGTGCCCGGAGGCCTCGGCACGCACCTCACCCTCGACCTGTCGGGCAACGCCCGCTTCGGCCCCGACGTCGAATGGATCGACACTATCGACTACCGCGTCGACCCCGCCCGCGGCGACAGCTTCCGCGCGGCCGCCGCCCGCATCTGGCCCGCGCTCGACCCCAGCCGGATCGCCCCCGGCTATGCCGGCATCCGCCCCAAGCTCGGCGGTCCTGGCGACCCCGCCGCCGACTTCGCGATCGACGGTCCCACCGAACACGGCCTCGCCGGTCTGGTCAACCTCTACGGCATCGAATCCCCCGGCCTCACCGCCTCGCTCGCCATCGCCGACGACGTCGCCCTCCGCATCGCCTGA
- a CDS encoding Lrp/AsnC family transcriptional regulator — protein sequence MTANLDKIDFAILDEVQRDATLSVAEVANRVHLSHNACWRRIKRLEDEGYIRARVALLDPAKLNAGMTVFVSVRTAEHSAAWLAEFSAAVRDLPEVVEFYRMAGETDYLIKIRVADIQAYDRAYKRLIERVRLTDVSAAFAMEEIKCSTAIPLPGRDG from the coding sequence ATGACGGCCAATCTCGACAAAATCGACTTCGCCATTCTCGACGAGGTGCAGCGGGACGCGACGCTGTCGGTGGCGGAGGTCGCCAACCGGGTGCACCTGTCGCACAATGCCTGCTGGCGGCGGATCAAGCGGCTGGAGGACGAGGGCTATATACGCGCACGCGTCGCGCTGCTCGATCCAGCGAAGCTGAATGCAGGGATGACCGTGTTCGTCAGCGTGCGTACCGCGGAGCATTCGGCGGCGTGGCTGGCGGAGTTTTCGGCGGCGGTCCGCGACCTGCCCGAGGTGGTGGAATTCTATCGGATGGCGGGCGAGACCGATTATCTGATCAAGATACGGGTGGCCGACATCCAGGCCTATGACCGGGCGTACAAGCGGCTGATCGAGCGGGTCCGCCTGACCGATGTGAGTGCGGCGTTCGCGATGGAGGAGATCAAGTGCAGCACCGCCATCCCGTTGCCGGGGCGGGACGGATAA
- a CDS encoding PLP-dependent cysteine synthase family protein, protein MLMPLATLPPSCPLAETLGVIATERPDDRDFVDAALAIIDRDRRRCPETPLLTLHLPATPGIDLYLKDESAHPTGSLKHRLARSLFTAGLVAGVIRCDTPLVEASSGSTAVSEAYFARLLGLPFHAVMPVGTSVAKVRAIEAQGGLCHLVAPHALYAEAASLARAQGGVYLDQFTNAARATDWRCDNIGSAILQQMAGEPHALPAWIVAGAGTGGTAATIGRHLRYRGLSTRLCVADVEHSAFFEGYRDADPDATADRPSRIEGVGRPRVEPSFLPGTVDRMMKLPDAVSIAGMRIAGDLLGRHVGPSTGLNFVATALLATQMHAAGQSGSIATILCDAGDRYAECHQDRDWLARQGLATAVDTAEVQLRNALLRRP, encoded by the coding sequence ATGCTGATGCCCCTCGCCACGCTGCCCCCCTCCTGCCCGCTCGCCGAAACGCTGGGCGTCATCGCCACCGAACGCCCGGACGATCGCGACTTCGTCGATGCCGCACTCGCCATCATCGACCGCGACCGGCGGCGCTGCCCGGAAACGCCGCTGCTCACGCTGCACCTGCCCGCGACCCCGGGCATCGACCTGTATCTGAAGGACGAATCCGCCCACCCGACGGGCAGCCTCAAGCATCGTCTGGCCCGGTCGCTGTTCACCGCCGGCCTTGTCGCCGGGGTCATCCGCTGCGACACGCCGTTGGTCGAGGCGTCATCGGGCTCGACCGCGGTGTCGGAGGCCTATTTCGCCCGTCTTCTCGGCCTGCCCTTCCATGCCGTCATGCCGGTCGGCACCTCGGTGGCAAAGGTCCGCGCGATCGAGGCGCAGGGGGGCCTGTGTCACCTCGTCGCGCCCCATGCGCTCTATGCCGAGGCCGCATCGCTGGCCCGGGCGCAGGGCGGCGTCTATCTCGATCAGTTCACCAACGCGGCCCGCGCCACCGACTGGCGCTGCGACAACATCGGCTCGGCCATCCTTCAGCAGATGGCGGGCGAACCCCATGCGCTCCCCGCCTGGATCGTGGCCGGTGCCGGCACCGGCGGCACCGCCGCCACCATCGGCCGCCACCTGCGCTATCGCGGCCTTTCCACCCGGCTGTGCGTCGCCGATGTCGAACACAGCGCCTTTTTCGAGGGGTATCGCGACGCCGATCCCGATGCCACCGCCGATCGCCCGTCGCGGATCGAAGGGGTCGGGCGCCCCCGCGTCGAACCCTCCTTCCTGCCCGGCACCGTCGACCGGATGATGAAGCTGCCCGATGCCGTCTCGATCGCGGGCATGCGTATCGCGGGTGATCTGCTCGGCCGCCACGTCGGTCCCTCGACCGGGCTCAATTTCGTCGCCACCGCCCTGCTTGCCACCCAGATGCACGCCGCCGGGCAATCGGGATCGATCGCCACCATCCTGTGCGATGCAGGCGATCGCTACGCCGAATGTCATCAGGATCGCGACTGGTTGGCCCGACAAGGCCTTGCCACGGCGGTCGACACTGCCGAAGTTCAACTGCGCAACGCCCTGCTGCGGCGGCCCTAA
- a CDS encoding M3 family metallopeptidase codes for MSPNPLLADHDLPDFAAIRPEHLVPAVTGLIEQGRAAADAIAGSNIRDFDSVVLASERAGFALARGWSPAGHLHAVADTPEYRAAYAQAQTMLAEYGMEAAQDARLYAAYALVDATGQSPAAERAVELALRDFRLAGVALEDEAKARYRQIGVELNQLATEFSNAVLDATEAWSEHVTDEALLDGLPDTAKAILAGYAAEKDLDGWLVTLREPSVQAVLTHARNRDLRARLYRAYTTRASDQAADTSLDNGPRIERIMALRHEAAQLLGFSDAAARSVETKMTQSADEALAFLADLARRARPLAEAELAEAREFAAERFGIAELMPWDTGFVAEALRRERYGVDREAIRAYFPLPRVMQGTRALIRRLFNVELVERDDVSTWHADVRFYDVVDAAGAVVAGVYLDLHARAGKRGGAWMDVCRPRFRDADRFHRPVAYLTCNFPPATADGSALLAHGDVVTLLHEFGHVLHHLLTEVDLPSIGGISSVEWDAVELPSQFMENFAWDRATLAELSGHVATGEPLPDAMFAQMLAARRFQAGLFLLRQVEFATFDLRLHRDYDPARGARVMEVLDAVRSEVAVIVPPAWNRFPHGFSHIFAGGYAAGYYSYLWAELLSADAFAAFAAEGQPAGERFRREVLARGASRSASDNFRAFRGRAPEPDALLRHHGLAA; via the coding sequence ATGTCCCCCAATCCCCTGCTTGCCGACCATGATCTGCCCGACTTCGCCGCGATCCGCCCCGAACATCTCGTTCCCGCTGTCACCGGTCTGATCGAACAGGGCCGCGCCGCCGCCGATGCGATAGCCGGCTCCAACATCCGTGACTTCGACAGCGTCGTTCTCGCCAGCGAGCGGGCGGGCTTTGCCCTGGCGCGCGGCTGGTCGCCCGCCGGGCATCTCCATGCCGTCGCCGACACGCCCGAATACCGCGCCGCCTATGCGCAGGCGCAGACCATGCTCGCCGAATATGGCATGGAAGCCGCGCAGGACGCCCGCCTCTATGCGGCCTATGCGCTGGTCGATGCGACCGGCCAGTCCCCTGCCGCCGAACGGGCGGTCGAGTTGGCGCTGCGCGATTTCCGTCTCGCCGGTGTCGCGCTGGAGGACGAGGCCAAGGCGCGGTACCGCCAGATCGGCGTCGAGCTGAACCAGTTGGCCACCGAGTTCAGCAACGCCGTGCTGGACGCCACGGAGGCGTGGAGCGAGCACGTCACCGACGAGGCACTGCTGGACGGCCTGCCTGACACCGCCAAGGCGATCCTCGCCGGCTATGCCGCGGAAAAGGATCTGGACGGCTGGCTCGTCACCTTGCGCGAACCCAGCGTGCAGGCGGTTTTGACCCATGCCCGCAACCGCGACCTGCGCGCCCGCCTGTACCGCGCCTACACCACCCGCGCATCCGACCAGGCGGCCGATACCAGCCTCGACAACGGCCCCCGGATCGAGCGTATCATGGCGCTGCGTCATGAGGCGGCGCAACTGCTCGGCTTCTCCGATGCCGCGGCGCGTTCGGTGGAAACCAAGATGACGCAGTCGGCGGACGAGGCGCTCGCCTTTCTTGCCGATCTCGCCCGCCGTGCCCGCCCGCTGGCCGAGGCCGAACTGGCCGAAGCACGCGAGTTCGCCGCCGAGCGGTTCGGCATCGCCGAGTTGATGCCATGGGATACCGGCTTCGTTGCCGAGGCGCTGCGCCGCGAGCGCTACGGCGTCGACCGGGAGGCGATCCGCGCCTATTTCCCGCTGCCCCGCGTGATGCAGGGCACCCGCGCCTTGATACGCCGCCTCTTCAATGTCGAACTGGTCGAGCGGGATGACGTATCGACCTGGCACGCCGATGTCCGCTTCTACGATGTGGTGGATGCCGCCGGTGCGGTCGTCGCCGGCGTCTATCTGGATCTCCACGCCCGCGCCGGCAAGCGTGGCGGCGCCTGGATGGACGTGTGCCGCCCGCGCTTCCGCGATGCCGACCGCTTCCACCGACCCGTCGCCTATCTCACCTGCAACTTCCCGCCCGCCACCGCCGATGGCTCCGCCCTGCTCGCGCACGGCGACGTGGTGACGCTGCTCCATGAATTCGGCCACGTTCTCCATCATCTGCTGACCGAGGTCGATCTGCCCTCGATCGGCGGCATTTCCAGCGTGGAATGGGACGCAGTCGAACTGCCCAGCCAGTTCATGGAGAATTTCGCCTGGGACCGCGCCACTCTGGCGGAGCTTTCCGGCCATGTCGCCACCGGCGAGCCGTTGCCGGACGCCATGTTCGCGCAAATGCTGGCCGCGCGCCGTTTCCAGGCCGGGCTGTTCCTGCTGCGTCAGGTCGAATTCGCCACCTTTGACCTGCGACTCCACCGCGATTACGATCCGGCCCGGGGCGCGCGGGTCATGGAGGTGCTGGACGCCGTGCGTTCCGAGGTGGCGGTGATCGTGCCCCCCGCCTGGAACCGCTTCCCCCACGGCTTCTCGCACATCTTCGCCGGAGGCTATGCCGCCGGCTATTACAGCTATCTCTGGGCCGAGCTGCTCTCGGCGGACGCCTTCGCCGCCTTTGCCGCAGAGGGTCAGCCGGCCGGCGAACGCTTCCGTCGCGAGGTGCTCGCACGGGGTGCAAGCCGTAGCGCCAGCGACAATTTCCGCGCTTTCCGCGGCCGCGCGCCGGAGCCGGATGCGCTGCTCCGCCACCACGGCTTGGCCGCCTGA
- a CDS encoding pirin-like C-terminal cupin domain-containing protein: protein MLAVVRLAAGAAITLPAPRARSVLFYTVAGSVEVGGDTVAPWQLATFADDGEVITVRSAAGAVLLFGHADPIDEPVVAHGPFVMTTREEISDAIRDYQAGRFNGTGPLLDVGA from the coding sequence ATGCTGGCGGTGGTGAGGCTGGCGGCGGGGGCGGCGATCACGTTGCCGGCGCCGAGGGCGCGCAGCGTGCTGTTCTACACGGTGGCGGGATCGGTCGAGGTCGGCGGCGACACGGTGGCGCCGTGGCAATTGGCGACCTTTGCCGATGATGGCGAGGTAATCACGGTGCGCAGCGCGGCGGGTGCGGTGCTGTTGTTCGGGCATGCCGATCCGATCGACGAGCCGGTGGTGGCGCATGGACCGTTCGTGATGACGACGCGCGAGGAGATTTCGGACGCGATCCGCGATTACCAGGCGGGGCGGTTCAACGGGACGGGGCCGTTGCTGGACGTCGGGGCCTGA
- a CDS encoding pirin family protein, with protein sequence MTHDRSLTATHSALRDDIGDLVTRRPVPGPGLAQVDPFLFLNHHGPQVYAPNNGGLPFGPHPHRGFETVTFILSGSLAHHDTGGHQSVIEAGGVQWMTAGSGLIHAEVSPPAFKREGGALEILQLWVNLPSRLKMTAPRYTGLQGDAIPVLTVEGGSVALVSGAYGGPRGRLGR encoded by the coding sequence ATGACCCATGATCGGTCGCTGACCGCCACCCATTCCGCGCTGCGCGACGATATCGGCGACCTCGTCACCCGGCGGCCGGTGCCGGGACCCGGACTGGCACAGGTCGATCCCTTCCTGTTCCTCAATCATCACGGACCGCAGGTCTATGCACCGAATAATGGCGGATTGCCGTTCGGACCGCATCCGCATCGCGGGTTCGAGACGGTGACCTTCATCCTGTCGGGCAGTCTGGCGCATCACGATACGGGCGGGCACCAGAGCGTGATCGAGGCGGGCGGGGTGCAGTGGATGACGGCGGGGTCCGGGCTGATCCATGCGGAGGTGTCGCCGCCGGCGTTCAAGCGCGAGGGCGGAGCACTGGAGATATTGCAGCTTTGGGTGAACCTGCCGTCGCGGCTGAAGATGACGGCGCCGCGCTATACCGGGTTGCAGGGCGATGCGATCCCGGTGCTGACGGTGGAGGGCGGCAGTGTGGCGCTGGTGTCCGGCGCGTATGGGGGGCCGAGGGGCCGATTAGGTCGCTGA
- a CDS encoding 3'-5' exonuclease, which yields MLVFLDFEASSLNKHGYPIEVGWVFEDGGSEAHLIRPAPGWDDWDDEAEAIHHISRAMLAAEGTAHDVVAQRMVAVLAGHDLLASAPSWDGKWLSALLRAAGLPRHTLRLRDTEEAQGETARAILAPVLAQPALDQAVYDVMTLVEVRREGPPRHRALADAEDERARWCMVRDAAQARADDLAHRAAGGAVAPPPPKEFAHDP from the coding sequence ATGTTGGTGTTTCTGGATTTCGAGGCATCCTCGCTGAACAAGCATGGCTATCCGATCGAGGTCGGATGGGTGTTCGAGGATGGCGGCAGCGAGGCGCATCTGATCCGGCCTGCGCCCGGCTGGGATGACTGGGACGACGAGGCCGAGGCGATCCATCACATCTCGCGCGCGATGCTTGCCGCCGAGGGTACGGCCCACGATGTCGTGGCGCAGCGGATGGTGGCGGTGCTGGCGGGGCATGACCTGCTCGCGAGTGCGCCGTCCTGGGATGGCAAATGGTTGAGCGCGCTGTTGCGGGCCGCCGGCCTGCCGCGGCACACGTTGCGGCTGCGCGATACCGAGGAGGCGCAGGGCGAAACGGCGCGGGCGATCCTAGCGCCGGTACTGGCGCAACCCGCGCTCGATCAGGCGGTGTACGATGTGATGACGCTGGTCGAGGTGCGCCGGGAAGGGCCGCCGCGCCACCGGGCGCTGGCCGATGCCGAGGACGAACGGGCGCGCTGGTGCATGGTGCGCGACGCGGCGCAGGCCAGGGCCGACGACTTGGCGCACCGCGCGGCCGGCGGCGCAGTAGCTCCGCCCCCCCCCAAGGAGTTTGCCCATGACCCATGA
- a CDS encoding sugar porter family MFS transporter codes for MQVVRTTGGSADEPSLLNPGLIACIATAALAGLLFGFDTAVISGTTEAMVRTFRLDPFWLGITVSAALWGTLVGALTAGIPGDRFGSRNTLRVLAVFYVVGGLGCGLAWDWGSLVLFRVIAGLAVGGSSVLAPVYISEIAPPSKRGGLVAAFQFNIILGILLAYVSNAIIASMDLGLSDWRWKFGVSAVPAVVFLLLLLRIPNSPRWLVGRGATAEARDALGRIGMNAAQVDREIDAIERAGEQAATEQPGGERLSWRRHSKPIMLAILVAGFNQLSGINALLYYLNDIFAAAGGSLSADMQAVIIGLVNALFTVVGMLLIDRLGRRTLLLIGSAGMAVCLSVAGLAMGGMLPAHLVLWALIGFIAFFAPSTGAVIWVYISEVFPTGVRGRGSAVGASTHWGLDAVIAAGFPVVAAMSASLPFLFFAVMMALQFVVVLVYFPETKGVPLEEMERKLGIGAA; via the coding sequence ATGCAGGTGGTGCGAACGACCGGCGGTTCGGCCGACGAACCATCGCTGCTGAACCCCGGACTGATCGCCTGTATCGCCACCGCGGCGCTTGCGGGCCTGTTGTTCGGGTTCGACACCGCGGTCATCTCCGGCACCACCGAGGCGATGGTGCGGACCTTCCGGCTCGATCCCTTCTGGCTGGGCATCACCGTGTCGGCGGCATTGTGGGGGACGCTGGTCGGCGCGTTGACCGCCGGGATCCCGGGCGACCGGTTCGGCAGCCGCAATACGCTGCGCGTGCTGGCGGTCTTCTATGTCGTCGGGGGGCTCGGCTGCGGGCTCGCCTGGGACTGGGGATCGCTGGTGCTGTTCCGGGTGATCGCGGGACTGGCGGTCGGTGGATCGTCCGTGCTGGCACCCGTTTATATCTCCGAGATCGCGCCGCCCAGCAAACGCGGCGGACTGGTCGCGGCGTTCCAGTTCAACATCATCCTGGGCATCCTGCTCGCCTATGTGTCGAACGCAATCATCGCGTCGATGGACCTGGGCCTGAGCGACTGGCGGTGGAAGTTCGGGGTGAGTGCGGTGCCCGCGGTCGTCTTCCTGCTGTTGTTGCTGCGCATCCCCAACAGCCCGCGCTGGCTGGTCGGACGCGGCGCGACAGCGGAGGCGCGCGATGCGCTGGGGCGGATCGGCATGAACGCGGCGCAGGTGGACCGCGAGATCGACGCCATTGAACGGGCGGGCGAACAGGCGGCGACCGAACAGCCGGGGGGCGAGCGCCTGTCGTGGCGGCGGCATTCCAAGCCGATCATGCTGGCGATCCTGGTCGCCGGGTTCAACCAGCTGTCGGGCATCAACGCACTGCTTTATTATCTGAACGACATCTTTGCGGCGGCGGGGGGATCGCTGTCCGCGGATATGCAGGCGGTGATCATCGGGCTGGTCAATGCGCTGTTTACCGTGGTCGGGATGCTGCTGATCGACCGGCTGGGGCGGCGGACGCTCTTGTTGATCGGATCGGCGGGGATGGCGGTGTGCCTGAGCGTCGCCGGACTGGCGATGGGCGGGATGCTGCCGGCGCATCTGGTGCTGTGGGCGCTGATCGGCTTCATCGCCTTCTTCGCGCCGAGCACGGGGGCGGTGATCTGGGTATATATCAGCGAGGTGTTCCCGACCGGCGTGCGCGGGCGGGGCAGCGCGGTCGGTGCCTCCACCCATTGGGGGCTGGACGCGGTGATCGCGGCGGGCTTCCCGGTGGTGGCGGCGATGTCGGCAAGCCTGCCCTTCCTGTTCTTTGCCGTGATGATGGCGCTGCAGTTCGTGGTGGTGCTGGTCTATTTCCCGGAGACCAAGGGCGTGCCGCTGGAGGAAATGGAGCGGAAGCTAGGCATCGGCGCAGCCTGA